The following proteins are co-located in the Microcystis wesenbergii NRERC-220 genome:
- a CDS encoding UPF0175 family protein, whose amino-acid sequence MSLVISQEVIKASGLSEDELLKEIVIMLFQQDKISLGKASELLGINQIKFQRMLSERGICIHYDVAEFQQDIKHLKEKGWL is encoded by the coding sequence ATGAGTCTAGTTATTTCCCAAGAAGTGATTAAAGCAAGTGGTTTATCAGAGGATGAACTGTTAAAAGAGATTGTTATTATGTTATTTCAACAAGATAAGATTAGCTTAGGAAAAGCAAGTGAGTTATTAGGTATTAATCAAATCAAGTTTCAACGGATGCTTTCTGAACGAGGAATTTGTATTCACTATGATGTTGCTGAGTTTCAGCAAGATATTAAGCATTTAAAAGAGAAAGGTTGGCTATGA
- a CDS encoding DUF3368 domain-containing protein, with product MIIISDTSPLSSLALVGYLSILKDIYTNVVIPQAVANELANLTEEDIRIKAIISLNWIQVKQATNLELVACLRNEYNLDLGEAEAIALALELKADELLIDERLGRREAVRLGLSITGVLGVLLIAKNRGLIAKVKPIMESLISQANFRISHQLYEEVLQTANELD from the coding sequence ATGATTATTATTAGCGATACTTCTCCTCTCAGCAGTCTTGCTCTTGTTGGTTATCTGTCAATCTTAAAAGATATTTATACTAATGTTGTTATTCCCCAAGCAGTTGCCAATGAATTAGCCAATTTAACTGAGGAAGATATCCGCATTAAAGCGATAATTTCTCTGAACTGGATACAGGTTAAACAAGCCACTAATTTAGAACTTGTGGCTTGTTTGAGGAATGAATATAATTTAGATCTTGGCGAAGCAGAAGCAATCGCTCTTGCCTTAGAATTAAAAGCAGATGAATTGTTAATTGATGAGCGTCTTGGACGGAGGGAGGCTGTGCGTTTGGGGCTGTCAATTACGGGGGTTCTAGGAGTTCTTTTAATCGCTAAAAATAGAGGATTGATTGCTAAGGTTAAACCGATAATGGAGTCTCTAATTAGCCAAGCAAATTTTCGCATCAGTCATCAACTTTATGAGGAGGTTTTGCAAACTGCAAATGAATTAGATTAA